A genomic segment from Glycine max cultivar Williams 82 chromosome 1, Glycine_max_v4.0, whole genome shotgun sequence encodes:
- the LOC100818685 gene encoding rop guanine nucleotide exchange factor 14 isoform X2, translating to MTYNGLESCMLNNQSYEDESRTSRGDECITDSFDDDNSSSSSSKDAFGSFSSKCLTMKRDDKGLEEWELSESPQHFCVKEKPYAIQHSDIEAMKDKFSKLLLGEDVTGGTKGLSTALALSNAITNLAVTVFGELWKLEPLSEERKRKWQREMDWLLSPTNYMVELVPAKQSSSNGGIFEIMTPKARADIHMNLPALQKLDSMLIETLDLMMNTEFWYAEGGSQAEGRRDTNSQHSKRWWLPSPQVPKTGLSDTERKRLLHQGRVVRQVFKAAKAINESVLLEMPVPSIIKDALAKSGKANLGQELHKVLMAESSSGEDMLKYLNLKSEHLVLETVNRLEAAIFSWKERIAEQVSGKSPVRSSWSPFVKDPMSEVDKLELLLDRAETLLQLIKIRYPNLPQTFLDATKVQYGKDIGHSILEAYSRVLGNLAFSIVSRIGDVLQEDSLSNPNSPVSINCSPEINLSQTWVVGSHIRQSLLDKINKADGQYCDSSCYTSDLELSSIDTKSSSVIVTPNRSTVWCISREACKSVSPQNSP from the exons ATGACATATAATGGCCTTGAGAGTTGCATGCTGAACAACCAGTCTTACGAAGATGAGAGCAGAACAAGTAGAGGAGATGAATGCATAACAGATtcatttgatgatgacaactccAGCTCTTCATCCAGCAAAGATGCTTTTGGATCATTCTCTTCAAAATGCTTGACAATGAAAAGGGATGATAAAGGACTTGAAGAATGGGAACTCTCAGAAAGTCCTCAACATTTTTGTGTCAAAGAGAAGCCTTATGCTATTCAACATTCAGATATAGAAGCCATGAAGGATAAATTTTCAAAGCTTTTGCTAGGTGAAGATGTTACAGGAGGAACTAAGGGCCTCAGTACAGCTTTGGCACTGTCTAATGCCATCACAAACCTAGCAG TGACGGTTTTTGGTGAGCTGTGGAAATTGGAACCACTATCtgaagaaaggaagagaaaatgGCAAAGAGAAATGGACTGGTTATTGTCTCCTACCAACTATATGGTCGAGCTAGTTCCTGCTAAGCAAAGCAGTTCCAATGGTGGCATTTTTGAG ATAATGACCCCAAAAGCTCGTGCAGACATCCATATGAATCTTCCCGCACTTCAGAAGTTGGACTCTATGCTTATT GAAACACTAGATTTGATGATGAATACGGAGTTTTGGTATGCAGAGGGAGGAAGCCAGGCAGAAGGGAGGAGGGACACAAATTCACAGCATAGCAAAAGATGGTGGCTTCCATCACCCCAAGTACCAAAAACTGGTCTTTCTGATACTGAAAGGAAAAGGTTGCTTCATCAGGGTAGGGTGGTACGGCAAGTATTCAAGGCTGCCAAAGCTATCAATGAAAGTGTGTTGCTTGAAATGCCCGTGCCATCTATTATTAAAGATGCACTTGCAAAG TCTGGAAAGGCAAACCTTGGACAGGAATTGCACAAGGTTTTGATGGCTGAATCAAGCTCTGGAGAAGACATGCTTAAATATCTCAACTTGAAATCTGAACATCTTGTCCTTGAGACTGTTAATAGACTGGAAGCTGCTATATTCTCATGGAAAGAGAGAATTGCAGAACAAGTTAGTGGCAAATCCCCTGTTCGATCCTCATGGTCGCCTTTTGTGAAGGATCCTATGTCAGAGGTTGATAAACTGGAGTTATTATTGGACCGTGCAGAAACACTACTACAGCTTATTAAAATCAGATATCCAAACCTTCCTCAAACTTTTCTGGATGCTACCAAAGTTCAGTATGGCAAG GATATTGGACATTCCATTTTGGAAGCATATTCCAGAGTTCTTGGAAATTTAGCCTTCAGCATAGTGTCTAGAATAGGAGATGTATTGCAGGAGGATTCTTTAAGCAATCCTAATTCACCTGTGTCGATAAATTGCTCTCCTGAGATAAATCTCTCTCAAACTTGGGTGGTCGGTTCACATATCAGGCAGTCCTTACTTGATAAGATCAACAAGGCAGATGGACAATATTGTGATTCTAGCTGCTATACTTCTGATTTAGAACTTTCTTCTATCGATACAAAATCCAGTTCTGTAATAGTTACACCAAACAGGAGTACTGTCTGGTGCATTAGTAGAGAGGCTTGTAAAAGTGTGTCTCCTCAAAATTCTCCTTAG
- the LOC100817429 gene encoding methanol O-anthraniloyltransferase: protein MMSSRTSFSVVHGEPELVVPAGPTPRELKNLSDIDDQEGLRFQHQVIMFYQKSHVMEGKHPATVIKYGLAEALVHYYPLAGRLREWPNRKLTVDCSGEGILFVEAEAHVSLKELGNSILPPCPHMKELLLDVPGSQGILGCPLLLFQVTRLTCGGFAFAARMNHTICDSLGLVQFLTMVGEIARGVSISQFPVWQRELFNARDPPRITYAHHEYDETKHCSNKDTMDFDQMAHESFFFGPKEIATLRSHLPQHLRKCSTFEILSACLWKCRTKALGLEPNEIVGLSPFITARGKVGLHVPNGYYGNAFAFPMALSKAGLLCQSPLEYALGLIKKAKAQMGLEYVKSVADLMVLKGRPKYKTKENYLIGDTTHVGFYDVDFGWGSPIYGGPAGAIPFVSFYGRFRNNEGEDGVVVPILLPHHVMKRFLFELVKITSEVPVGLSYNKITNRSML from the exons ATGATGTCGTCAAGAACAAGTTTTTCCGTGGTGCATGGTGAGCCTGAACTGGTGGTGCCAGCAGGACCAACTCCGCGAGAATTAAAGAACCTCTCTGACATAGATGACCAAGAAGGGTTACGTTTTCAGCATCAGGTAATAATGTTCTACCAAAAGAGTCATGTTATGGAAGGAAAACACCCTGCTACGGTTATAAAATATGGTTTGGCTGAAGCACTTGTACACTATTACCCACTAGCTGGTAGGTTGAGAGAATGGCCTAATAGAAAGTTAACAGTGGATTGCAGTGGTGAGGGCATTTTGTTCGTTGAAGCTGAGGCTCATGTTTCACTCAAGGAGCTAGGCAATTCCATTCTGCCACCATGCCCCCACATGAAGGAACTCCTCCTTGATGTTCCTGGATCACAAGGCATTCTCGGATGCCCTCTGCTGTTGTTTCAG GTAACCCGTCTAACATGTGGAGGATTTGCTTTCGCCGCACGCATGAACCACACAATCTGCGACTCACTCGGGCTAGTTCAATTTCTCACCATGGTTGGTGAGATTGCAAGAGGTGTTTCTATATCACAGTTCCCTGTGTGGCAAAGAGAACTATTCAATGCAAGAGACCCACCAAGAATCACTTATGCACACCACGAATATGATGAAACCAAACATTGCAGCAACAAAGATACAATGGACTTTGACCAAATGGCCCACGAGTCATTTTTCTTCGGCCCAAAAGAGATTGCAACCCTTAGGAGTCACCTTCCTCAGCACCTAAGAAAATGCTCAACTTTTGAGATACTATCTGCTTGCTTGTGGAAATGTCGCACCAAAGCACTTGGGCTGGAGCCCAATGAGATAGTGGGCTTATCTCCCTTTATTACTGCTCGTGGCAAAGTGGGCCTACATGTGCCCAATGGGTACTATGGCAATGCCTTTGCCTTTCCAATGGCGCTTTCTAAGGCTGGACTTTTGTGCCAAAGCCCATTGGAATATGCATTGGGTTTGATAAAAAAGGCAAAGGCCCAAATGGGTCTAGAATATGTGAAATCAGTGGCGGATCTTATGGTTCTCAAGGGTCGGcccaaatacaaaacaaaagaaaattaccTTATTGGGGATACTACCCATGTGGGGTTCTATGATGTGGATTTTGGGTGGGGGAGTCCTATCTATGGAGGGCCTGCAGGGGCTATACCTTTTGTTAGCTTCTATGGACGGTTTAGAAACAATGAAGGTGAGGATGGGGTTGTTGTGCCAATTTTGTTGCCACACCATGTCATGAAGAGGTTTCTCTTTGAGCTGGTGAAGATCACAAGTGAGGTACCTGTAGGTTTGTCttacaacaaaataacaaataggTCCATGTTGTAA
- the LOC100818685 gene encoding rop guanine nucleotide exchange factor 14 isoform X1, translated as MLMMRKRLACCTRERKFSIDHDEQERIMTYNGLESCMLNNQSYEDESRTSRGDECITDSFDDDNSSSSSSKDAFGSFSSKCLTMKRDDKGLEEWELSESPQHFCVKEKPYAIQHSDIEAMKDKFSKLLLGEDVTGGTKGLSTALALSNAITNLAVTVFGELWKLEPLSEERKRKWQREMDWLLSPTNYMVELVPAKQSSSNGGIFEIMTPKARADIHMNLPALQKLDSMLIETLDLMMNTEFWYAEGGSQAEGRRDTNSQHSKRWWLPSPQVPKTGLSDTERKRLLHQGRVVRQVFKAAKAINESVLLEMPVPSIIKDALAKSGKANLGQELHKVLMAESSSGEDMLKYLNLKSEHLVLETVNRLEAAIFSWKERIAEQVSGKSPVRSSWSPFVKDPMSEVDKLELLLDRAETLLQLIKIRYPNLPQTFLDATKVQYGKDIGHSILEAYSRVLGNLAFSIVSRIGDVLQEDSLSNPNSPVSINCSPEINLSQTWVVGSHIRQSLLDKINKADGQYCDSSCYTSDLELSSIDTKSSSVIVTPNRSTVWCISREACKSVSPQNSP; from the exons atgttgATGATGAGAAAAAGACTAGCATGCTGCACAAGGGAAAGGAAATTTAGCATCGATCATGATGAGCAAGAGA GGATTATGACATATAATGGCCTTGAGAGTTGCATGCTGAACAACCAGTCTTACGAAGATGAGAGCAGAACAAGTAGAGGAGATGAATGCATAACAGATtcatttgatgatgacaactccAGCTCTTCATCCAGCAAAGATGCTTTTGGATCATTCTCTTCAAAATGCTTGACAATGAAAAGGGATGATAAAGGACTTGAAGAATGGGAACTCTCAGAAAGTCCTCAACATTTTTGTGTCAAAGAGAAGCCTTATGCTATTCAACATTCAGATATAGAAGCCATGAAGGATAAATTTTCAAAGCTTTTGCTAGGTGAAGATGTTACAGGAGGAACTAAGGGCCTCAGTACAGCTTTGGCACTGTCTAATGCCATCACAAACCTAGCAG TGACGGTTTTTGGTGAGCTGTGGAAATTGGAACCACTATCtgaagaaaggaagagaaaatgGCAAAGAGAAATGGACTGGTTATTGTCTCCTACCAACTATATGGTCGAGCTAGTTCCTGCTAAGCAAAGCAGTTCCAATGGTGGCATTTTTGAG ATAATGACCCCAAAAGCTCGTGCAGACATCCATATGAATCTTCCCGCACTTCAGAAGTTGGACTCTATGCTTATT GAAACACTAGATTTGATGATGAATACGGAGTTTTGGTATGCAGAGGGAGGAAGCCAGGCAGAAGGGAGGAGGGACACAAATTCACAGCATAGCAAAAGATGGTGGCTTCCATCACCCCAAGTACCAAAAACTGGTCTTTCTGATACTGAAAGGAAAAGGTTGCTTCATCAGGGTAGGGTGGTACGGCAAGTATTCAAGGCTGCCAAAGCTATCAATGAAAGTGTGTTGCTTGAAATGCCCGTGCCATCTATTATTAAAGATGCACTTGCAAAG TCTGGAAAGGCAAACCTTGGACAGGAATTGCACAAGGTTTTGATGGCTGAATCAAGCTCTGGAGAAGACATGCTTAAATATCTCAACTTGAAATCTGAACATCTTGTCCTTGAGACTGTTAATAGACTGGAAGCTGCTATATTCTCATGGAAAGAGAGAATTGCAGAACAAGTTAGTGGCAAATCCCCTGTTCGATCCTCATGGTCGCCTTTTGTGAAGGATCCTATGTCAGAGGTTGATAAACTGGAGTTATTATTGGACCGTGCAGAAACACTACTACAGCTTATTAAAATCAGATATCCAAACCTTCCTCAAACTTTTCTGGATGCTACCAAAGTTCAGTATGGCAAG GATATTGGACATTCCATTTTGGAAGCATATTCCAGAGTTCTTGGAAATTTAGCCTTCAGCATAGTGTCTAGAATAGGAGATGTATTGCAGGAGGATTCTTTAAGCAATCCTAATTCACCTGTGTCGATAAATTGCTCTCCTGAGATAAATCTCTCTCAAACTTGGGTGGTCGGTTCACATATCAGGCAGTCCTTACTTGATAAGATCAACAAGGCAGATGGACAATATTGTGATTCTAGCTGCTATACTTCTGATTTAGAACTTTCTTCTATCGATACAAAATCCAGTTCTGTAATAGTTACACCAAACAGGAGTACTGTCTGGTGCATTAGTAGAGAGGCTTGTAAAAGTGTGTCTCCTCAAAATTCTCCTTAG